The following are encoded together in the Onychostoma macrolepis isolate SWU-2019 chromosome 03, ASM1243209v1, whole genome shotgun sequence genome:
- the LOC131537115 gene encoding uncharacterized protein LOC131537115, translating to MRDPAVVELPEKRKRKKKLCDESDINSETSSCEDDMNLKQSGNEVKQSGLKTRNVPLPKPPIYHDALQRSAKKDEDDPKSSAFSEFHDLQQHHMTSKEIPEVQTRIPDDVHLKKSRNAMKRVGLKTKNVQLAKSPIYHVKSPLIQKVPRVKTSGDCLDDNTEIPDKSYFNSSQPNPVFLDTLQGNVAMHEDDHPKSSASSGKEPKETKCKVTMEKLFDLNTKILQQIQMLEQRQAVIMNDLAKVKSVLMKRADEDAHEELFKQQQCSSLML from the exons ATGAGAGACCCTGCAGTTGTGGAATTACCTGAgaagagaaaaaggaaaaagaagcTCTGTGATGAAAGTGACATCAATTCAGAGACATCTTCCTGTGAAG ATGATATGAACTTGAAGCAGTCAGGAAATGAAGTTAAGCAATCTGGTCTAAAGACAAGAAATGTTCCACTGCCCAAACCTCCTATATACCATG ATGCTCTTCAGAGAAGTGCGAAAAAAGATGAGGATGATCCCAAAAGCTCTGCTTTCTCAG AATTTCATGATCTTCAACAACATCACATGACTTCTAAAGAAATTCCTGAGGTGCAAACCAGGATACCGG ATGATGTGCATTTAAAGAAGTCAAGAAATGCAATGAAGCGAGTTGGTCTGAAGACAAAGAATGTTCAGCTGGCCAAAAGTCCCATATACCATG TCAAGAGTCCCCTTATTCAGAAAGTTCCGCGTGTCAAAACATCTG GTGACTGTCTGGATGATAACACTGAAATCCCTGATAAGAGTTATTTCAACTCAAGCCAGCCAAACCCAGTATTCTTAG ATACTCTTCAGGGAAATGTGGCAATGCATGAGGATGATCATCCCAAAAGCTCTGCTTCTTCAG GGAAGGAACCAAAGGAAACAAAATGCAAAGTCACCATGGAGAAATTGTTTG ATCTGAATACTAAGATTCTCcaacaaattcaaatgttgGAACAGAGACAAGCTGTCATCATGAACGACTTGGCAAAAGTTAAGTCTGTTCTCATGAAGCGGGCAGATGAAGATGCCCATGAGGAACTTTTTAAACAACAACAGTGCTCCAGCCTCATGTTGTGA